The Papaver somniferum cultivar HN1 chromosome 6, ASM357369v1, whole genome shotgun sequence genome segment GGTCGGAAGGGGGGGTAGGACTGACAGCATGCACCACAACTACGAAAGGATCAGGGATGTTTTAAATAGCTACAACGGCAAAGATGTAAGTTATAACACCAATTAGATGTTAACAGTATTTTATGTGAAACCTCATTTATGAAACGTAATTTCGAACATAATATCGTTGGCAGTTTGTGTGGATGCCATATGAGAACTGCAAATTTGATGATACAACACACACGATCCAACTTGTTGCTGCGATTTCTGGAAAGGCCCAGAGTTGGCTGATTCTTTACAACGAGTGCGAGTTGCAACGACCAGAGAGATGCATGAAGCAGACTAAAACGGAAGTGCCTATTGTTTATACAAGGATCGGAGGTGCTGCACCACGTATCGGGCCAGTCGACTACCACACATCGCCTATGAACACGTGGTGAGTTGTCTACATTTCCCATGCAAATCCCAGCTCTTTAGCTCTGTTACTTAAGAGGAAATCTAAGTTGCTCTTCCAATTATAAGTGACTAAAAATACTCCAAATTTTGATTGAAGTTTTTCTCATTCTTATCTCTTGCAAGATGGATTCATTCTTGTAGAATATATGATCTATTTCTTCGTATGATTAAGTACATATTTGTTTTGTTTCACCCTTCGTATGGAAGTTACTCGAGAATGGAAATTTCTTAATGAGCTTACTTTTCTTTTATCAATTgttctaggtttttcctaaaggATGTAATACTGCAAATGGGACCTGAGATTTTGTAGACTATTCACCCCCTTCTATTATTTTGCTCCAGTGGATAAAATTGTCAAACTCTCATCTTCCTTAACTAGGATCAGGCGGAATATGCGACTTTACAATAGTCCCCATCTGATCCTAAGACCTAAGATACATCCCAGCTCCTTTTTTCCGTCACATAGAGGATTTTATAATCTTGTTGGTGTAAAACAACCTTAGTTTCTCTTCCATTTACAAAAGTACTCAAATTCGAATGTTTATTAGTTTTTCAATAAATTATTTGATTTTCCATAAAAGCCAAACACATCAAGGAACATAAACACATAAACAAACTATAATCAAGAGCACCTAATTGAAATATTAACTTAACCAAATGACACCAAGTAGTCTTCCTTATCCACATGATACTAGTCTAAGAATCATTAGTAAGGGAACATCTTCTGAAAGGGAATCTCGTCATCCGGTTCAGGCCAACCACCCCCATAATAGCCACCATCTTGACGAAGGCTCCAATTACAATGATTTCTACAATGTTTCTTCCAATCTCTTTTTGCTTGGTAAGCGCTAAACTTTACACTGTGGTATCCACCATCAGCACTAGACCAACTTGAATCACATACAAATTTAGTAGTTCTCTTCCAATTAACTTTAAACTTCCATATGACATTTTGTTTGTAATTTAGTGTATGCTCACCCAAATCATCATCGCTTGACCAACAATGGATTTTTAAAGCTATTTTTGGATCTATATCATTTTGCACAGTAACAACTTTTTCGTTTGACCAAATACCTCCCACCTCATAGTCTAAATCATATTGCATAGTAACATCAACTGAATGTGCACAAAACGAAGTAATAGTGAAGATGACGAGAAATCCTAAAACTGCAAATGATTTTGGCATTGTTGGAATCTTTGAAAACTCTCAAAGAATTAGAGTTTATCTTCTGGTTAACTGAGCTTTTATACGTCTTATTTAACAATAGAAATTAGGTGATGAACGCTAGAAGAGGCATGCATGTAGTAAATGTGGCAACGTACGCCTTTATTGGAAGAATCTGATTTTGTCCAATTAGTTTTACAGATTTCTTACTATGTTGGTTTTATTTTGA includes the following:
- the LOC113291036 gene encoding S-protein homolog 29-like, with translation MPKSFAVLGFLVIFTITSFCAHSVDVTMQYDLDYEVGGIWSNEKVVTVQNDIDPKIALKIHCWSSDDDLGEHTLNYKQNVIWKFKVNWKRTTKFVCDSSWSSADGGYHSVKFSAYQAKRDWKKHCRNHCNWSLRQDGGYYGGGWPEPDDEIPFQKMFPY